The region TGATTCTAACAACTACAGCCAAGGAAAAGATATCGCTGATGCAGATACCAAACCAGTTGAAGATCCGATCATTGCTCCAGAAGATGAAACAAAGAAAAAACCTGAGAAAATAATTCCTAAAAAAGAAACGAATGGTTCAAAGATTTCAATCAAACGTCTCAATCGCAAAACGAAAGTTACAGGAAAAGTTAAAGCAACAGAGCAAATCAATGAATTAGTAAAAAAGGAAGAGGAAGAAGTTCTTTCGGACGAAGAAAAAAAAGACAGAGAGTATACGGATCAAATTCGTGCCGGCCTTGTTCAAGTTTTCCAATGGGAATACTATCGGAAACCTAAAAACTTAGAAAGGATTCTTTCCACTCATCCCATTCCGCGTGTCCGTTCCGCCGCTGCACTTGCCCTAGGTCGATTGAAAGCCGGCCGTGTCAGTTTACAAAATGCCATCGATAAAGATGGATACCAGGTAAGGCCTGCCGCTTACAAAGCCCTGTCTGATCTTGGAGACAAACGTTCCATTTCTTATTTTATTGCCGGAACCAAAGCGGAAGATCCAGAAGTGATTGCTGTGAGTTACGAAGGTCTTGGTAAAACCAGAGATCCTGCAGGAAGGGAAATGATTCTCACAACTGGTTTATCTTCCGAATATGTTGTAATTGTTTCGGGCGCACTCCGTGGACTCGCCTATCATAAATTAGATGCAGATGTGGAAGTGTTTGATAAATTTCTTAAGTCAAATGACCAGGAAATCAAAGAAGCCGCATTGGAGGCACTCGCCATTCATGGAAGTCGGGAAAGCCTACGCATTTTAGAAAAGTTTGTGAGCGAAGAACCGAATATGGCTCTTATGACCATTGATGAAATCAGCAAAAATCCATCTCTCTCTGCTACATTTGCTCTCATCCGATTGAATGAATCCCAAACCGATGAAAAATTAAACAAACGAATTGGGGAATCTTTACTTCGTCGTAAAGCTTTTGGAAAGTATGCCATCATTCTCATTGAAGATGATTATCTCCGAGCCGAACCAAATGAACGTTCAAGACCTGTATCTTATATTAAAAACAAAGAGATTGGTCTCATCCTTTCCGAAACTAAAAAGGAATTTGCAGTCCGGATTGGAGAAGATATCTTAACGGACAAATACATCCAAGTAAAAATGGAATCCACACTGCCAGGGGCACGTGATGCTTTTGTTACAGGTTGGGTGTTTTATCCAAAACTAGACATCATCGAAGTGAAAAAATTGGGAACCGACGGAAACACAGGTAAATATTCCAATTTGAAAAAAGGAAAACACAACAATCTCTTCAATCCAATCGAAGAAATCAAAGTTCCTAAAAAGGACTAACTTTTCCTTTTGAGAGGGCGGTGGGAACCCATTCCACCGTTCCTTGTTTGAGTGGGACTTTCGGAATCATCCAGTGAAGTCCACAAAACCAAGGTAAAAACAAAGAAGAAAAAGGCATCACACCAAATACATCAAATCCAGTAGAAGCAATCACAAGAACACCCTTGTAACCAGATTTGTAAATCTGACGCATCATCCAAAGCCCTGAGGTTTGGGTTTCCATAGTCACATCAGAAACAATCATATCATAATTTGGATTTTTAGAAAAAAGGACAAACCCTTCTTTTGCATCCACGGCCCTGTCAGAGGGAATATTTTTAGAGTCAAAGTATGATTTCAAATTATTCGCATAACGATCATTATCATCAACGATTAAAACTCTTTTCATATTTGGATCTCCGTTTCCGCAAATTGACTTTCGTATAATTTTTTATAAATTCCATTTTGGGCGAGAAGGGAATCGTGATCCCCTTGTTCTTTGATCTCCCCTTCTTCAATCACCACAATATTTTTCACACGACGCACTGTGGAAAGGCGGTGGGCAATGATAAAGGTGGTTCTGTTTTTAAAAAGACGTTCCAAAGCACGACTGACCAACCTTTCGGATTCTGCATCCAAGGCACTCGTTGCTTCATCTAAAATCATAATTTCCGCATTTCGCAACAAGGCGCGGGCGATGACCAGACGTTGCCTTTGGCCTCCACTTAAGTCAAGCCCTCGAACGCCAATGACGGTATCGTATCCGTTTTCCATATTGGTGATGAAATCGTGAGCATTGGCGAGTCGCGCTGCCCGAACCACTTCTTTACGAGTGGCAGCCCCAGTCCCATAAGCGATGTTATCTGCTATGGTTCCGTGAAATAGGAAAATTTCCTGAGTGACAATTCCAATTTTTTTACGAAGGGATTTGAGAGAATAGTTACGTATGTCAATTCCATCGATACGAATTTTTCCAGCAGTAGGATCAAAGAATCTAGGAATTAAATCCATCATTGTGGACTTACCAGAACCACTGGTTCCCACGAAGGCATAAGTCTCACCCAGTTTGATATCTAAGTTGATTCCTTTTAAAACTTCTTGGTTGGTTCCTGGATAAGAAAAGTGAATGTCATCAAACTGAATACCCTTCTCTATTTTTTCGAGAATGATTTCATCTCCATGTTCCACCACTTCAGAATCACGATCGATGATTTCAAAAATTCGTTTCCCAGCAGAATTGGCTTGGGTGATTTTTCCCACCATCTGTGAAAGTTGGGTGAGAGGACGAAGTAAAAATAACAAGGTAAGGAGGAAGGCCATAAACTCCCCTTGTGTGAACTTACCTGAATAAATGAATTTGGCACCCATCGCAAAGTATCCTAGAACCACAATGGAAGAGGTTAACTCCACAAGACTTGGTGCCATTTGTAAGTAAAACTGTCCTTTGAAAGTGCGCCGATACACTCTAAAGTTGATATGATCAAATTTTTTAAGGTCTTGGTTTTCCTGACGAAAGGTTCGGATCACCTTAATTCCAGAAATGAATTCTTGGATATGGCTGTTTAAATCTGCGAGTTTTTCTTGGAACCTTGCGGTAGAAGAAGAAATTTTTCGTGTAAACAAAGTTACAGGCATAATCACCACGGGAATCGTGAGACAAGCAAGGAGTAATAATTCCGAATTCAAATAAATCAAAATCATTAAGTGAGTTAAAACATAAAAGAAGTTAATCACCGCATCACGAAGGTTACTCGAAATGACGGCCGCAACAATCTCAGCATCGTTGATGACCCGGCTCATAATGAGCCCTGTTTTTTCTTTGTAAAAATATGTGAGAGGTAACCTTTGGACTTTCTGGAATAACTCTTGGCGAATGTCCCTCACTGCTTTATATCCAGCAGTAGCAATACAAAAAACAGACAAAAGATAAGTGCCTAGTTTTAAAAGGTAAAGTGGAAATACCGCGATACAAACCGCCCAAACCACTTCTTTTGGTTCCATATCCGCAGTGAATTCATTGATTTGGAGTTTTGCAGATATGATGAGACGTTTGAGTCGTTCCAGTCCGTCCAAACTATCTTCACCGAGTAGTACTTCTTGAACTAGAATTGTTTTTTCAGGCAGCGTTAAATCTAAATGAAAACGATTGTTTTTGTCTCCACCTAACGAATCAAAAAGGGGGATTAACGCTGTAAGGGAAATACCATTCAAAACAGCTGTCAATAGTGCAAAGACGAGCCCCAAAACAAATCGTTCTCGGTAGTGCACAGAATAGGACAATAGTCTTAAAAAATATTTCATTTGATGACTTCCTCATAGAAGTTACGAAGTAAGGTTTCCCCATGTTCGGTGAGGATGGATTCGGGATGGAACTGAACCCCAAAGACCTTATTCCATTTTCTGTGACGAATTCCCATTATGACTCCATCTTTGGTTTCGGCTGTCACTTCCAATTCACTGGGTAAAGAAACTTTCGAAACCGCCCAGGAATGATAACGATTCGCCAAAAACCCATTGGGAATGTTTTTAAAGAGACCTTTGCCATCGTGTTGGATCTCTGACGGCCGTCCATGGAATATGTCTCTCGTTTGTTCGAGCCTCGCACCCGCCACCTCTGCAATGGCCTGATGTCCGAGACAAATTCCAAGAACTGGCAATGACTCATAAACTGAATGTAAATGCGGTAGAAGTTTTCCTGAAGTTTTCGGAAGGCCGGGTCCTGGAGATAAAACCACCGCTTTGTAATTTTTATACAAATCTACCGGCATATCTTCATCATGACGCATTACTGTTGTCGGCGTGATTTGGTTCAGGTATTGGTACAGAATATAGGTGAATGAGTCGTAGTTGTCGATGAGAAGGAACATACTAGGAGAGGACAAGTGGAGTTGTCAAAGAATCCACCTGCCCTAATTCCAATCTTTACGCGTTAGGAGTTTCGATCCCAACACCATCATTAAGAAATTTGGAAATGATCACACGTTGGATTTGTGAAGTTCCTTCGTAGATTTGGAAGATTTTTGCATCACGCATTAATTTTTCTACAGGGTATTCTTCGTTGAATCCGTAACCACCAAAGATTTGCACTGCATCTGTTGTGACGCGCATTGCCATATCAGCACAGAATACTTTTGCAATGGATGCTTGGTATGTGTTTCTAAATCCGTTATCGATAAGCCAAGCTGATTGCCAGCAAAGAAGTCTTCCTGCTTCGATATCACGAGCCATCTCAGCAATGATAAAACTCACACCTTGGTTCACAGAAATTGGTTTTCCGAACGCATTACGAGTGTTTGCATAACGAATGGAGTGATCAAGGGCCGCACGAGCCACACCAACAGCCCCAATCGCAACAGCAGGACGAGTTTTATCAAAAGCACCCATGGCAATTTTGAACCCCTCACCCTCTTTTCCGATCATGTTTTCTTTAGGAACTTTTACGTCTTCAAAGGTAACACCACGAGTGTCGGAACAACGTTGTCCCATATTTTTTTCTTTTTTACCGATGATAATTCCTGGAGTTTTTGCATCTACGATGAATCCAGTCATACCTTTGTGGCCAGCATTTGGATCTGTTTTTGCTAAAACAAAAAACCAGTCCGCATGACCTGCGTTAGTGATCCACATTTTGGATCCATTCACAATGTATTCGTCACCTACTCTTTTTGCTGTGGTTCGAATTCCAGCCACATCGGAACCAGCACCAGGTTCGGTTACCGCATAAGCAGCCAATGTAAAATTTTCAGTCATTGGTTGGATGAATTTTTTCATTACAAAATCATCAGCACCAAGTAAAACAGGCGCTAATGCAAGGTTATTTGCGAGGATGGCCGTTGCCATTCCCGAACAACCGTAAAATAACTCTTCAGAGGCAATGAGTTCGTCCAAAACACCGAGGCCAGCACCACCGTATTCAGCGGGGATGTGCATATTCATAAGGCCTACGTCAAAAGCTTTCTTTAAAATTTCTTTGGGATATTCACCTGTGTGGTCATGGTGTTCCGCCTTCGGAATCATTTCATTTTTGGCGAAATCTCTTGCTAAATCGCGGAGGGCTTTTTGTTCATCGGTGATGGAAAAATCGATCATGGGGTGCCTTATAGATGTTTTTTTACAGTACTTTGGAATTTTCTCTCTGAGTCAAGAAACTAGGGCGACTTAAATCTGTTGAAAAATCTTTTGAATCCAAAATCCTAGCCTTGGGAGAAAACAATGTCAGGACACTCGAAATGGGCGACGATTCGAAGAAAAAAAGGAGCCATTGACGCGAAAAGGGGCGCCATCTTTACAAGGATTGCCAAAGAAATTTCCGTAGCTGCCAAAGATGGTGGTGGAGACCAAGAAGGAAATCCAAGACTTCGCCTTGCTGTCACAAAAGCGAAAGCTGCCAACATGCCAAAAGACAATATCGAACGGGCCATCAAAAAGGGAACGGGCGGTTTGGAAGGTATGGTGTATGAAGAGTGTCTGTACGAATGTTACGCACTTGGTGGCGTTGCGATTATGGTGGATGTCCTCACTGATAAAAAATCACGTACTACTCCCGAAATTAAAAGCATTCTAACTAAACTGGGTGGTTCACTCGCCAACGCCGGTGCAGTCTCTCGCCTTTTTGAACGCAAAGGCCAAATCACACTCAAGGCAGACCAAATTTCCGAAGAAGCATTGTTTGATTTAGCACTCGGTGCCGGTGCCGAAGACATCCAAGTGAACGATGGGATGTATACGGTGATCACGGCTCCCGCTGAATACGAAGCGGTTCAATCGGCTCTTTCTACAAAAGGACTGAATATGGAAGAATCCGAAATCAAATACATTCCCATGACGACTGTGGAAGTGAACGACAAAGAAACTGCAGAAAAAGTGATGAAGTTAATTGAAAACTTAGAAGCCAACGACGATGTCCAAGGTGTGAGTTCCAACTTTGAGTTAGGCGACGGAGTGGAATTGGATTAAAAATTTTTATCCATAAACAGGGGCGATTTATGTCGCCCTGTCTGAATTTATCTTGGTAGGATTCTCTGGGTAGAAACTCACCACAGAGAATCTCTTCAGTTCCAGATTTATCTTTTTTTGATCAGACCTGCAATGAAGATAAGTAGAATGGCACCGATCACAGCCACAATGAGTTCCGCAATGAGGCCGTAAGAACGAAAACCTAAAAGCCCGAATACAACCCCTCCCAAAAACGAACCCACGACTCCGATCACCAAATTGGCAATGAGGCCAAACCCTTTCCCACGCAAAATACGACCGGCAAGCCAACCTGCCGCAAGACCAATCAGTAAAAACCAAATAAAACTAAACATAAGTTACTATCCTTGTTGCCTTTTCTTTTGAATTCTCATAAATTTACAAGAAGTCGTTAGAGAATCAATTCATATACGAAGGCTACATTTGAAAAATCAACTATTCACTGGTCCCTATTATTTTGGTATGAAGGACTTGGATGTGTTCAAAAAACATTTTATCCAAGAAAACCAAGGGAAACCACTTTTCCTCATTCGTTTCGAAAACATTTCCGGCATTGAACTCACTGAATTTTTGGATCTGCTCCGAACCGAGTTTTATTCCTGTTTGGATTTAGAAGACATTTGTTTCGGATTTCATTATTTAGAAAAACAAGATATACTACTTATGGGTATTTCTCCCCTTTTTGAGTGGGACATTGAAAAGTTTCCCAATATCGAAAATTCGGTGGGGAAATTCCAACAACAATGTTTACAAAATAAAATTGTATCCTTTCATTTTGGAGTCTCAAGAACCCAATCTAATTTTATCTCCGATAGCGATGAAATTTATAAAGAATTGTATAAATCTTCCGAAAAAAATCTAAACGACAATTTAGTTCGTTGGAGTTGGACATACTACAATAAAGCAAATACTTACATCTCTGGATCTGTTCATGAAGCTATGATCCAACCCACTGTGATCTTCAACCCAAAAGATAAAACTTATTCGGTAAAAGGTGGTGAGGTGTTTCTCGGTGGCGGGGCATACGTAGGTTACAAAGATTTAATCAATGACATTCCTTCTGACCAGGATTTAAACCGAATAGAACTTTTGATTTTAGAAAAGTTGATCATTGCTTGTGAAGGGGCACCTGGATTATTAAAATTCAATATTTCACCTCAGTCCTTGATTGATACATTTTCTCATATCGATCGAGTGGATCGGTTACAGCGACTCATTCAAAATAAAGATTTAATTCCTGAAAACATAAGATTTGAACTCGTGGAAAAACCTTATGATGATTCCCATTTTCCACTAAAAGATGTTTGCCATGCCTTTTATTCTCATGGAATGAGTTTTGCTGCTGATGACTTTGGAGTTAAAAGTCAATCTCACCAAATTGTTTTGGATCTTGGGATTATGATTAAAGAATTCAAATTAGATCCTATTAGTTTTAAGTTCAAAATTGAAGAAGACCAAATTAAATTTTTGGACAACTTAGCATTTATTGATTATTGCAAACGCCTCGCTGATAACAGAGAAGCAGTAATCACTGCCGAAGCTGTTGAGGATTATGATACTTTACGATTCCTTATGGAACACCAAATTTATCAATTCCAAGCAAATATTCTTTTTGGAAAAATGACAGTATCAGATTATAAAAGAGATTTTGATCTTCTCCATTCCATTCATGAAGATGTTGTGAAAGAAGTATTGACAGATAAAATTTTGTCAGAAAAACAAAAGAAAGTTGGGAATTTGTTTCGAGTTGCATCAGAGGCGGGTTTAATTTAAAATTTTATGCATTTTATCATGGCGATAGAAAACGATCTAAATTCCGCACAGGACTTAGAAAATATCTTCCTTGGTTTACGCCAACGAGTTGTCATAACGAAATTTTCGCAAACTGTTCAAGAATATGTAAAATCCTCTAACCCAGATATCATTCTGATGGGATTAACTTTTAAGGACAAAAAAGAATTAGAATTTGTTTTGGAACTAAGACGGGATGTCATCACACACAACATCCCTATCTTGGCAATGATTCCGAAAGAAGATACTAACTTTATCGCAAATCAAAAAGCCCTTGGTTTTACAGATTATATGGTGAAACCTTTAGCCAAACAACCACTCCTCGATCGAATTCATTCCCATATTGAAGAATATAAATTTAGCGAATCTTCAAAAACTAGGGACAATATGTCTTTTATCGTTGTGGATCGAGGACATGGGCGTGTGTTGTTCCAATGCCGCGCCAATCTCAAACGATATGTTTTTCCTGAATTCAAAAAAATATTCACTCCTAACTTTTTAAAATCCATTCTAGCAGAACGTATTTGTTTTGATGTTCGTGTGGTTCCGGAACTCGGCAAAGAAGAAGTAGAAGTTTTCGAACGAGTGATGAAACTTTTCTCAGGTCATGAAAAGGTTGTATTTATTGCAGGCCGCCATATGGGAGCTTTCATTGAACACGCATCAGATGATGAAAAAATGTTAGTATTCATGGCTCCGAACGAATTCGATGAATACGTTAAAATGGAAGAACAGAAAGTAGAAGAACAACGTAAGAAAGAGAAAAAAGAAAAGTTTGCAAAAGATAGTGCAAAGGAAAACGCACAAACTCCTCCGACTTCCTTAGGAGATGTAAAAATAGAAATTCCAATGGGAGGCGCGGCCCTTCCAATAACACCGGAAAATCCAACCGTTCCCGAAACACCCGCAGAAACGCCACCTAATTCTGATTCTACGAACAATCCGCCACAATCATAAATTTTAAAACCATAAAACAAAAGAAGTAAACAATGAATTACAAACGCGAAGTCATCGACATCCCCAACGGTAAAGGCGAAATCATTCGCTTTCAAATGAATGATCAGAACTCACTGACAGGACAGAACATGAGAGATCTCGGTGAGATCTTAAATGAAATCAAAGCCGACAATTCTAAACGAGGTGTTATCTTAACCACAGACAATCCTAAGTTTTTTTGTAATGGCCTAGATGCCGAAAATTTACTTTCCACAAGTCGTGACAAACTCATCGATGAAGTTGGTGGAATTGTGATCCTTTTTGGTGAACTGGTTAAGTTTGATAAACCTTTAATCACTGAAGTCACTGGTCATGCTATGGGTGGTGGTGCAGTGATCACTGTGGCATCCGATTTTAAATATATGCTCGATGGAAAAGGAAGGATTGGATTTACAGAAGTGAATGTTGGCCTTCCACTCCCTGGAAGTTTTATTGATCGCATTCGTATGTGTGTGGATCCAAGATACTGGGCAGAAGTTTGTTTGGAAGGATCCACTTACAAAGGAGCAGAAGCTAAAAAAATTGGACTGATTGATGAAATCGCTCCTACGCCAGAAGACATAAGAAAGATCGCTCTAAAAAAATTAGAAACACTTTCTAAGGTTCCGTCTGCAGCCTATCGTTCCACAAAGAATACTTTAAATGGTGCCCTCCTTGCAAATTTAGAACAATATAAGAAGGATACGATCAAATCCTTTGAACAACCAGGTGTTGTTGACAATCTACTCGAAGCAATGACAGCTCTTAAGGAAAAACGTAGACCCGTTTTTAAATAAAAAAAATAGAAAGGCCCGAGGGGAAAATTACAACAGCCCCTCGATTCTTATAAGTCTTTTCACCATAAGCGCCGAAAATAATAGTGAAATCAGATGTTGCGCGCATTCGTATTAGTACTTATACTCTCTCTTTACCCACTTTCTGCAATATCTGTATCTGATTACCCGCCAGGTTTTGTTTTAAAAAATCCTTATCTCTGGCCAGTCAAAGGATATGACTCCATCACCGGTGCTTTCGGTGAATTTAGAACCGGCCATTTTCATATGGGCCAAGATTTTTCTACCGGTGGAAAAATTGGGATTCCCATCATTGCTGTAGCAAAAGGAAAAGTGACTCGAGTCCAAAGACGATGGACTAGCATTGGTTATGCGTTATTTCTCCAACATGATGATGGAATGACATCTCGTTATGGTCATTTACATAAATTTTCTCAAAAAATCATCAAACAGATTTTAAAATCGAAACAAGCAAAACGTTATAAAGATAGAACCGATTTTGATATTGCCCTTCCGGAAGCAGTCGAAGTAGATGCAGGAGAAACCATTGCTTTCTCTGGTGATACAGGTGTTGGACCCCCTCACCTTCATTTTGAACTTTTTAAAGATAACGTATATTATAACCCCATGCATTATGGTTTGGGATACAATGTGGCAGAACCAATTGTATTTAATACCATTCGTATCACTCCACAAACACCACGAACCTTTATCAACGGCCGAAATGAAACAATAGAAATTCCTTTTTATGAAACTAGTGGAAATCGATTTGAATTGTCTGAGTCACCAACTTTATTCATCCAAGGAAAAGTAGGAATTCAAATTGCCTTGCATCAAAAATCAAATAACAATCGTCTAGGAATATTCACCTTAGATATGTTAATTGGTGAACATGTCCTACAAGGATTCCAACTTTCAAAAATCTTAAAAGAACATACACGAAAAAATGTTTTGTTGTATGACAGCTCTGTTAGTAAACCCAATGGAAATCCTTTTTCATACTACTTACACACGCGCGATGGCAATGATCTTCTCGGAATGAGAAGTAATGGTCGAGAACAGGGCCTACTCGATAGCGAACAAATGCGGATGGGAGAACCTAAAGAAATCACCATTCGTGCGACAGGGATGGGCGGGCAGATGTCCTTTGCATCCTTTTATATCCTTAAAGACCAAGGTGATTACAGCCACATTGTTACCAAAGAATGGAAGTACAATGTGTACTATGACCGTTATACAACATTCAAATCCAAAGATACAAAAGTAGAATTGTTTTTCCCAGTGAATGCTGTATATTCGAAGGCATTCTTTGATATCGAAGCCCAAGAACAAATTCAAATTAATACAAAGGGACTCAATCAACTCTCCAGCGTATATAAAATCGGCCCTGATTTTAAAGATTTTAATTTAGGTTACGATCTATATGTAAAGGTTCCCAAAACCAAAGATATCAATTCAGCGGACTTATATGAAGTATTGGCAGATGGGAATGTAAAAAAAATCAATGGATCTTCCTTTAGTTCCTGGGGTCAGTTTTTTAAAGTAAGGCTACGTAAAACAGGACTCTTTGTTGTTTTATCTGACCAAACTCCTCCGACCATTTACCTACATGACTTGATGAACAAAACAGTTTATCCTAGAGAAGACTTTGCTTTGTATTTGAAAGCTGTGGATGTAGGATCGGGAATTATGCCGGACGGCTTTGATATCACAGTCGATGGAATTCCAGGGAAGGCCGAATTTTTTCCCAAAGATGGACGTTTAGAAATCTTTGAACCGGAAATTCTATACGAACCAGGAAAACATACAGTGCTTGCGAGCGTCAGAGATTTTGCAGGAA is a window of Leptospira kanakyensis DNA encoding:
- a CDS encoding GlsB/YeaQ/YmgE family stress response membrane protein is translated as MFSFIWFLLIGLAAGWLAGRILRGKGFGLIANLVIGVVGSFLGGVVFGLLGFRSYGLIAELIVAVIGAILLIFIAGLIKKR
- a CDS encoding acyl-CoA dehydrogenase family protein, which translates into the protein MIDFSITDEQKALRDLARDFAKNEMIPKAEHHDHTGEYPKEILKKAFDVGLMNMHIPAEYGGAGLGVLDELIASEELFYGCSGMATAILANNLALAPVLLGADDFVMKKFIQPMTENFTLAAYAVTEPGAGSDVAGIRTTAKRVGDEYIVNGSKMWITNAGHADWFFVLAKTDPNAGHKGMTGFIVDAKTPGIIIGKKEKNMGQRCSDTRGVTFEDVKVPKENMIGKEGEGFKIAMGAFDKTRPAVAIGAVGVARAALDHSIRYANTRNAFGKPISVNQGVSFIIAEMARDIEAGRLLCWQSAWLIDNGFRNTYQASIAKVFCADMAMRVTTDAVQIFGGYGFNEEYPVEKLMRDAKIFQIYEGTSQIQRVIISKFLNDGVGIETPNA
- a CDS encoding enoyl-CoA hydratase/isomerase family protein, which produces MNYKREVIDIPNGKGEIIRFQMNDQNSLTGQNMRDLGEILNEIKADNSKRGVILTTDNPKFFCNGLDAENLLSTSRDKLIDEVGGIVILFGELVKFDKPLITEVTGHAMGGGAVITVASDFKYMLDGKGRIGFTEVNVGLPLPGSFIDRIRMCVDPRYWAEVCLEGSTYKGAEAKKIGLIDEIAPTPEDIRKIALKKLETLSKVPSAAYRSTKNTLNGALLANLEQYKKDTIKSFEQPGVVDNLLEAMTALKEKRRPVFK
- a CDS encoding response regulator; this encodes MKRVLIVDDNDRYANNLKSYFDSKNIPSDRAVDAKEGFVLFSKNPNYDMIVSDVTMETQTSGLWMMRQIYKSGYKGVLVIASTGFDVFGVMPFSSLFLPWFCGLHWMIPKVPLKQGTVEWVPTALSKGKVSPF
- a CDS encoding anthranilate synthase component II codes for the protein MFLLIDNYDSFTYILYQYLNQITPTTVMRHDEDMPVDLYKNYKAVVLSPGPGLPKTSGKLLPHLHSVYESLPVLGICLGHQAIAEVAGARLEQTRDIFHGRPSEIQHDGKGLFKNIPNGFLANRYHSWAVSKVSLPSELEVTAETKDGVIMGIRHRKWNKVFGVQFHPESILTEHGETLLRNFYEEVIK
- a CDS encoding HEAT repeat domain-containing protein, whose protein sequence is MFQKGQDIIWKSSLWVVLVLLIGCSTSKPYQLTDVSPKYKEYQGSDLDPNKSKNILVPVTNNRKYDDFIQEAHKAITLLEFGENVALRADSKKTVGEPANQEMQAAAYLEEDLPSIVTKLPGLLQTNQDLIESTPNDFDGPAIGRVSYELGNILDSLKQYSPKAIGIQNAIRNIRSDSNNYSQGKDIADADTKPVEDPIIAPEDETKKKPEKIIPKKETNGSKISIKRLNRKTKVTGKVKATEQINELVKKEEEEVLSDEEKKDREYTDQIRAGLVQVFQWEYYRKPKNLERILSTHPIPRVRSAAALALGRLKAGRVSLQNAIDKDGYQVRPAAYKALSDLGDKRSISYFIAGTKAEDPEVIAVSYEGLGKTRDPAGREMILTTGLSSEYVVIVSGALRGLAYHKLDADVEVFDKFLKSNDQEIKEAALEALAIHGSRESLRILEKFVSEEPNMALMTIDEISKNPSLSATFALIRLNESQTDEKLNKRIGESLLRRKAFGKYAIILIEDDYLRAEPNERSRPVSYIKNKEIGLILSETKKEFAVRIGEDILTDKYIQVKMESTLPGARDAFVTGWVFYPKLDIIEVKKLGTDGNTGKYSNLKKGKHNNLFNPIEEIKVPKKD
- a CDS encoding YebC/PmpR family DNA-binding transcriptional regulator, coding for MSGHSKWATIRRKKGAIDAKRGAIFTRIAKEISVAAKDGGGDQEGNPRLRLAVTKAKAANMPKDNIERAIKKGTGGLEGMVYEECLYECYALGGVAIMVDVLTDKKSRTTPEIKSILTKLGGSLANAGAVSRLFERKGQITLKADQISEEALFDLALGAGAEDIQVNDGMYTVITAPAEYEAVQSALSTKGLNMEESEIKYIPMTTVEVNDKETAEKVMKLIENLEANDDVQGVSSNFELGDGVELD
- a CDS encoding ABC transporter ATP-binding protein, with the protein product MKYFLRLLSYSVHYRERFVLGLVFALLTAVLNGISLTALIPLFDSLGGDKNNRFHLDLTLPEKTILVQEVLLGEDSLDGLERLKRLIISAKLQINEFTADMEPKEVVWAVCIAVFPLYLLKLGTYLLSVFCIATAGYKAVRDIRQELFQKVQRLPLTYFYKEKTGLIMSRVINDAEIVAAVISSNLRDAVINFFYVLTHLMILIYLNSELLLLACLTIPVVIMPVTLFTRKISSSTARFQEKLADLNSHIQEFISGIKVIRTFRQENQDLKKFDHINFRVYRRTFKGQFYLQMAPSLVELTSSIVVLGYFAMGAKFIYSGKFTQGEFMAFLLTLLFLLRPLTQLSQMVGKITQANSAGKRIFEIIDRDSEVVEHGDEIILEKIEKGIQFDDIHFSYPGTNQEVLKGINLDIKLGETYAFVGTSGSGKSTMMDLIPRFFDPTAGKIRIDGIDIRNYSLKSLRKKIGIVTQEIFLFHGTIADNIAYGTGAATRKEVVRAARLANAHDFITNMENGYDTVIGVRGLDLSGGQRQRLVIARALLRNAEIMILDEATSALDAESERLVSRALERLFKNRTTFIIAHRLSTVRRVKNIVVIEEGEIKEQGDHDSLLAQNGIYKKLYESQFAETEIQI
- a CDS encoding response regulator, which encodes MHFIMAIENDLNSAQDLENIFLGLRQRVVITKFSQTVQEYVKSSNPDIILMGLTFKDKKELEFVLELRRDVITHNIPILAMIPKEDTNFIANQKALGFTDYMVKPLAKQPLLDRIHSHIEEYKFSESSKTRDNMSFIVVDRGHGRVLFQCRANLKRYVFPEFKKIFTPNFLKSILAERICFDVRVVPELGKEEVEVFERVMKLFSGHEKVVFIAGRHMGAFIEHASDDEKMLVFMAPNEFDEYVKMEEQKVEEQRKKEKKEKFAKDSAKENAQTPPTSLGDVKIEIPMGGAALPITPENPTVPETPAETPPNSDSTNNPPQS
- a CDS encoding EAL domain-containing protein, which translates into the protein MKNQLFTGPYYFGMKDLDVFKKHFIQENQGKPLFLIRFENISGIELTEFLDLLRTEFYSCLDLEDICFGFHYLEKQDILLMGISPLFEWDIEKFPNIENSVGKFQQQCLQNKIVSFHFGVSRTQSNFISDSDEIYKELYKSSEKNLNDNLVRWSWTYYNKANTYISGSVHEAMIQPTVIFNPKDKTYSVKGGEVFLGGGAYVGYKDLINDIPSDQDLNRIELLILEKLIIACEGAPGLLKFNISPQSLIDTFSHIDRVDRLQRLIQNKDLIPENIRFELVEKPYDDSHFPLKDVCHAFYSHGMSFAADDFGVKSQSHQIVLDLGIMIKEFKLDPISFKFKIEEDQIKFLDNLAFIDYCKRLADNREAVITAEAVEDYDTLRFLMEHQIYQFQANILFGKMTVSDYKRDFDLLHSIHEDVVKEVLTDKILSEKQKKVGNLFRVASEAGLI